Proteins co-encoded in one Daphnia carinata strain CSIRO-1 chromosome 3, CSIRO_AGI_Dcar_HiC_V3, whole genome shotgun sequence genomic window:
- the LOC130693144 gene encoding putative defense protein 3 — translation MSPFLKLVTLVLVILASEYADAYSRGAPEEACLTMEPEHGPSTQITPAPFSVTPQQNSIEKGGTVKVTIEAKSPRGSFQGFLFVAVNPNDSPQPLGRFMNSPRPARSIDCRPGLSNALTHRDAKGKDKLEFTWVAPPDFEGEIEFRCTFLRDFTTFWVQVPSSTRVQVGQPASNEKSSSGKISSSLVPLVTVLDYFIWRVWFWAPNANINP, via the exons ATGTCGCCATTCCTTAAGTTAGTGACGCTGGTTTTAGTGATACTTGCCAGCGAATATGCGGATGCGTATAGTCGAGGAGCTCCCGAAGAAGCCTGTCTCACCATGGAACCTGAA cACGGTCCCTCTACGCAAATTACACCAGCTCCTTTTTCAGTGACTCCTCAGCAG AACAGTATCGAAAAGGGTGGAACGGTCAAGGTTACAATCGAGGCCAAAAGTCCTAGAGGATCTTTTCaag GATTCCTGTTCGTGGCAGTGAATCCAAACGATTCACCCCAACCTCTAGGACGTTTCATGAATAGTCCACGTCCAGCACGTTCCATCGACTGCCGTCCAGGGCTATCG AATGCGCTGACACACCGAGATGCCAAGGGAAAAGATAAGCTGGAATTCACATGGGTAGCGCCACCAGATTTCGAGGGCGAAATTGAATTCAG GTGCACGTTTCTTCGCGATTTCACGACATTCTGGGTACAAGTTCCTTCATCGACGCGCGTTCAAGTTGGTCAGCCGGCCAGCAATGAAAAGAGCAGCAGTGGAAAGATCAGCAGCTCATTGGTTCCTCTTGTTACTGTACTCGACTATTTTATATGGCGCGTCTGGTTCTGGGCACCAAATGCCAATATAAATCCTTAA
- the LOC130693120 gene encoding uncharacterized protein LOC130693120, which yields MTSCNNDSNSIVGARLKILQEPQPIYSFLYESEVRKDHAYLYADPVELKKWIFVQLKDWRGKEEVSVRCSLVSDSPERKPHFHRLAKKIDSQIQIDEYQEGEVLKLNDCIVAKFPNLSIVRTKIPNNGDRETIRKMWVMRDVVRLKFEAFVLVNGKVQEICNPVYSQRIRPPVIYGSVHSV from the exons ATGACATCTTGTAATAACGACTCTAATTCGATCGTAGGAGCTCGTCTAAAAATTCTTCAAGAGCCACAGCCGATTTACAGTTTTCTTTACGAAAGCGAAGTGAGAAAAGATCACGCATATCTTTACGCCGATCCTGTCGAACTCAAAAAATGGATATTTGTACAG TTAAAAGATTGGCGAGGAAAAGAGGAAGTCAGTGTAAGGTGTTCTCTCGTCAGTGACAGCCCGGAGCGTAAGCCACACTTCCATCGACTGGCAAAGAAAATTGACAGTCAGATTCAAATCGACGAATACCAAGAAGGAGAGGTGTTAAAACTGAATGATTGCATTGTTGCCAA ATTTCCCAATTTGTCTATCGTCCGCACAAAAATACCAAATAATGGCGACCGTGAGACGATTAGA AAGATGTGGGTAATGCGCGATGTAGTCAGACTCAAGTTCGAGGCGTTTGTTCTTGTGAATGGAAAAGTTCAGGAAATCTGCAATCCCGTGTACTCACAGCGCATCCGCCCTCCAGTGATCTATGGTTCTGTACACAGCGTGTGA
- the LOC130693139 gene encoding uncharacterized protein LOC130693139: MSHTKQKALLFSMLLSAVVAQYGSAPLPPQLHPVHVPPPALFGGQAHKKQQKPLTSVPIFKPSMGLGPLPVPSGLGPLPLPAGQVSMSGPSYSYGSQSNGLPSSFQQLPQPTFQRPWQPAPSLSSAPQMNFAPFAVQQGVPQSYAVPSIYFQQPTASVGSVPSKFLSPPPPPSFPAQFGVPTGNPVIQSSFPQPFAQPNQYVQSMPTYGNAPSMMQMQQSPESFSFSNIPQRELAPNGPSVQSYGASQFGPSGPSFGSMKAPQQLQFSSVPSQPFGPASSPQSFTIPAPQQSFSSSESSQSYSPAQSSASAEPQFTPVESQQTFGPSSSSQSFDIASSYAPLNGGPSQVEGPSIHDMQVPIFGIPPPSQQQEYQQSQSQVSSTPVRQELYPEHLLPMLHQSAAALASAQYQSGSEPAGPSSGSPYDGSMFTRHVRVSDTFPSA, encoded by the exons ATGTCGCACACGAAACAG AAGGCCTTGCTATTTTCGATGCTTTTGTCAGCGGTCGTTGCCCAGTACGGTTCGGCCCCACTGCCTCCTCAACTCCATCCGGTTCATGTGCCACCGCCT GCATTGTTTGGTGGACAAGCTCACAAGAAGCAACAGAAGCCACTCACTTCCGTCCCGATTTTCAAACCGAGCATGGGTTTAGGACCGTTGCCTGTACCATCGGGGTTAGGTCCACTACCTTTACCCGCTGGACAAGTTTCCATGTCAGGTCCTTCCTACTCGTACGGAAGTCAGTCCAATGGATTGCCCTCCTCCTTCCAGCAATTACCTCAACCGACGTTCCAACGTCCTTGGCAACCAGCACCTTCGTTGAGCTCAGCCCCGCAGATGAATTTCGCTCCATTTGCTGTGCAACAAGGTGTGCCACAATCCTACGCAGTTCCTTCTATTTATTTCCAGCAACCTACGGCATCTGTCGGATCTGTTCCATCCAAATTCCTTTCTCCACCTCCACCGCCTTCGTTTCCAGCTCAGTTTGGAGTTCCTACTGGTAATCCTGTTATTCAATCATCGTTTCCCCAACCATTCGCCCAACCCAACCAGTACGTCCAATCTATGCCGACCTATGGAAACGCACCTTCTATGATGCAAATGCAACAGAGCCCTGAATCTTTCTCGTTCAGTAATATTCCTCAAAGAGAGCTGGCACCAAATGGTCCCTCTGTGCAGTCCTACGGTGCTTCTCAGTTTGGTCCGTCCGGACCATCATTTGGCTCTATGAAAGCACCTCAGCAACTCCAGTTTTCTTCTGTGCCATCCCAACCGTTCGGCCCAGCTTCCTCCCCTCAGTCTTTTACTATTCCAGCACCTCAACAATCGTTCAGCTCCTCTGAGTCTTCCCAGTCATACAGCCCAGCTCAATCTTCCGCCTCTGCAGAACCTCAATTTACTCCAGTTGAATCACAGCAAACATTTGGTCCCTCTTCATCCTCTCAATCTTTTGATATTGCCTCATCTTACGCCCCATTAAATGGAGGACCGTCACAAGTAGAAGGTCCATCTATCCATGACATGCAAGTGCCAATTTTCGGTATTCCACCTCCATCTCAACAGCAAGAATACCAGCAAAGCCAATCGCAAGTCAGTTCAACACCTGTTAGACAGGAATTGTATCCCGAACATCTCTTGCCCATGTTACATCAATCTGCTGCTGCCTTAGCATCTGCTCAATATCAGTCTGGTTCCGAGCCTGCTGGTCCAAGCTCGGGATCACCGTATGATGGGAGTATGTTTACCAGGCACGTCAGAGTGAGCGATACGTTTCCATCAGCATAA